One Phyllopteryx taeniolatus isolate TA_2022b chromosome 3, UOR_Ptae_1.2, whole genome shotgun sequence genomic window, TGAGCGTCACATTCAAAActataaattatataaaaacagaaaatacaaagtatgagggaaaaaacattttacaaaattaaaaggtgtttaaaaaTAGAAAGTGCCATCACATAATGGAAGGAGAACACGgtggaagttaaaaaaaaaagaaaaaaaagttcacatcCAGTTGCAGCTGTTTGCCTGAGATCCTTTTGGCTTTTGGCAGTCAAATAAAATGCAACCAAATCATGCAACTTTCTCTGGGTGCGCGTGTGAGTCTGCACGTGTATGCCACTTCCCACCACCGTAAGTTGGTaagaacatacagtagttgTTCTATTCCCAACGATGagcaaaaatcatgaaaaaatgtGATAAAAAAACCATGACCAAATCCATAATTATGAACACAAATGACCAAAAACATGACCATGACCAAACACATAAACGGATACAAAGTCATGACCAAAAACCTTGACTAAAATTTACAACCAAAAAACATGACCACAACCCTGACCCAAatcttgaccaaaaaaaataaaaaatcaagatAAAATAATTGAGGCAAAAAAATccggacaaaaaaacaacaaaaatttgtGAGCAGAAACATGACCATGACCACAGCCTTGACCAAAAatcaagataaaaacaaaagaccaaAAATCCGGACCAAAAATCATGACCACAGACCATGACTAAAAATTATGaccaaaaatatgacaaaaataatcacCATGACCAAAAACATGTCCATGACCCTGACCAAAAAtcaaggtaaaaaaacaaaacaagacgaACAAACATGACAATAAACCCTGACCATAGATCATGACTAAAATCATCACCATGACCATTAACAAAAATGACCAAATGTCACgagaaaaccaaaccaaaaaccTGCACAAAATTGTGTCCCAGGCACGGGCGAGAGCGGCAAAAGCACGTTCATCAAACAGATGCGGATCATCCACGGAGGAGGATACAACGAGGAGGACAAATGCAAATATGCTAAATTGGTCTACCAAAACATCTACACGTCCATGCAGACCATGATCCGAGCCATGGAGATGCTGCACATCCCTTTCCACGACGCGCACCAGCAGGTATCGACTCTCTGTATCGCATAAAACGCAAACGGTGTTAATGGATTCTCCACATTAGATAAGCGCCAATATCCTGCTGGAGGTCGAGGTGGTCAAAGTTGACCACTTGGATCAGGAGTACGCGGCGGCCATCAGGAGATTGTGGAACGACGGCGGCTTTCAGGAATGCTTCGATCGCCGCCGGGAGTACCAGTTGTCCGACTCCACCAAATAGTGAGGCTCGAGCCCGGTCACCAAAACGACACGTCACTGAAAAACCCcatcaaaatgtgacaaaataatcctgaCGAAAAAGCATAACATGAATGGTTTCAAAAAtcctgatttaaaacaaaaaaacaaaaaaaaaaaaaaaatttataaaataaaacaaaaaagaccaaaaaatcATGATCAATAACCATGACCTAAAACCCATGACCAAAAACATTGAGCAAATCATTACGAAATaccattaacaaaaaaaaaattcgtgACCCAAAGCTGTGGCCAAACCCTTGACCAATACCCATGACCAAAacgataaaaaaacaaagaaaaaaaaaaacaatcaggatGAAAAACAAGAAGTATAACTAAAACCAAcgacaaaaaacataaaaaaaaaaaaatcaggacaaaataatTCTGACTAAAAATCCAAATCCATAACCACACCTATGACCAAAATATTACCAAAAAATTAAGCCAAAAACGTGACAAAATTATTCTGACCAAAACCCATGGACGAAAATCATGACTGACCTCCTGACTGGGAAAACCGTGACTGAAAAACATGACCCATATGTTTAGAGCCCTCACACATGACAATAAAACCAAATTTTCCTGCACGATCCTCCAGCTATCTGACAGAGCTGGATCGCATCTCGCAGCCCTCCTACGTACCCAACCTTCAGGATATCCTGCGGGTCCGCGTTCCCACCACGGGCATCATCGAGTACCCCTTCGACATGGAGAGTGTCATCTTCAGGTACCGCCCAGCATACCGGACAgtatatacaaacaaaaataccaaTTTCCCGTTGTGGCTTCAGGATGGTGGATGTAGGCGGTCAGCGGTCCGAGCGCAGGAAGTGGATCCACTGCTTCGAAGGCGTTACATCCATCATGTTCCTGGTGGCGCTCAGCGAGTACGACCAGGTGCTGGTGGAGTGCGACAATGAGGTGAGGGTGCACGGACAGACGGGCACCATCGCCACTCATTATGTCAGTCCATGACCAAAGCCATCAACAAAAACATCACCAAAGCCAAAAATCTTAAAATGTGACCAAAAACCTGCTCCCAAGAATGAATCAAACTCATGCcccaaaatatgacaaaaatcatGCCCAACAAAGCACCTACccaaaaaaaagccccaaaacatgACCAAGAAATGACCCTAAGACAGGGCCACAAACTATTTCCAAAAATATGACCCAAAAGAGACCAAAAACATTCCTAAAAGTAATGACGAACACACCAACTTGACCCACAAACTGAATAAAAATCATGACCAAAGATGTGCTCCACCAAAATAACTAACAATCATGGCCAAAAACTAAAAGTATCAGTAACATGACCCACAAACTGACCTGAACCATGACCAAAAAAGCGTAACCCATAAACACAATCAAAAACAAGGACcgaaaaaaaatgaccaaaaacttGACATGATCTAAAACCATGATCCAAAATGATAAATAATGAGGAGAGAAAATATGACCAAAAAGGTAACCAAAGACATGATCACAAACAtgaatcccaaaaacatcatacaaaaatgaacccaaaatgtgacgcaaagaaaataaaaatcatgaccAATAACACGACCCAAGAAATCCTGATCAAAACCTGACccagaaaaaaaggaagcaaaaaCATGACCCCAAAACGCTTTACTAAAGCTCCCGACTTGACCGACGACAATGTGACGTATTTCGTCAGAACCGCATGGAGGAGAGCAAGGCCCTGTTCAGGACCATCATCACATACTCATGGTTCCAGAGCTCGTCCGTCATCCTCTTTCTCAACAAAACCGACATCCTCCAGGAGAAGATCCTGAACTCCCATCTGGCCGACTACTTTCCGCAGTTCTCCGGTTAGTCAGTTCAAGAATCCTTATCacaaatctgattggacattaCAAATTAGTGCTGTTAGCATTGTTAGAGCAAATACTGGTTGAACTCTTTTCATTGTTGTTGCTCTTAAAAACACATTCTTCTTCAACAACAAAAGCACATTTACGTTAGCTCAGACTGAGACAGATCTGaatccagactgcaaatgaatggatCTTGCACAAAGTcaccactggctaatttatGCATACCCTACCCATAAAGTGAGTGGCCATAAagattttattcccccccctgCTAGTAGAGGCAGGACTTCATCACCAAACAACCGTACACTTTGACAATTTGGTTGCAGTTCAGTGCATGCTTGAAATCTCAACAAAAATTCAAACCTCTATCTCCACATTTTATTGgtctgaaaaaaatgcttttctgatataacaaacaaaaaaaaaaaaagtttgtcatcCAATTTTTGTTCGAAAATTAAATTTGGGTTTCTGCAAAAAAGCTCCcgattagttttttaaattgtctattattgtttttatttggtgtcttttggttttccgataaaaacaaaactcataTTAAAGCAATTATCTGCCACAAAAATACGTTTCTTATTTTTACCTGAAAAACCAACCATAAAAAAGTTTCCTgcatattttcattaaaaatatttaaaaaacaaaatgcctgGAGCTGCATATTTTGTGATACTTTTGGTTTTATCTGAACaccaaccaaaataaaaagtataaattgACCAATCTACATGCTTTTCGACGGACAGTGATGTGTTTCAGCAAAAAAGATCAAAACTACAATAACTTTACTTttcagataaaaataaaagaaattcatAACATTAAAGCACAAACATTCAAATTTGTgacttttaaatgtgtatttaaataggGTACTTCTATATCGTGGATTTCACTTATTGTGGGGTTGGTCTGGAACGTAATCCTTGTGATGGAGGGTGGATTACtgtacacaaaatacaaacacagtCCGTGTTTTGGCTAATATTTCGTGTGTGGCGTTCAGGGCCTCGTCAGGACGCGTGTGCGGCTCAGGAGTTCATCCTGAAGATGTACCAGGAACAAAACCCGGACAAGGACAAGAAGTTATACCCGCACTTCACCTGTGCCACCGACACGGAGAACATCCGCTTCGTGTTCGCCGCAGTCAAGGACACCATCCTGAGACAGAACCTCCAGGTCTTCAACCTGCTCTAAACACCAAACTCCCATTCTTTACACACTACCCCCCTTTATACGACTgtatattatttcttttaatcaaCTTACACTTACAATTGTCAGAAGAAGTAAAGGTAGCAcatttcctcatatagtggccacAGGTGCAAGAGGAATTCATTCTGTAACCAAGTTTGTTATCAAATCATTGTTCCCCATTGAcagaaatggaaatgccattaatccgttccagacgCCAAAACTGTTTTTGTCTCATGCGTTTATAACGTAAAATAGCAGTATTGCATGAAACAACATTAAAAGatgataaaagagaatgtaaagaaataaagtggTTTCATAAAGTAATTAGTATACTTAGTGTAACTCAAGAATCtcataagttggggcactcaaGTCAAGGTGTCACTGTAAAACATGACATTTCTTTATTTAAGGCATGGCATGATTTTTTCTCAAACTATGACTATTTGGCGTGCCACGTCGATTAGAGCacaggccactatttgaggaaacacGGTACAACAGGTTGGTGTTATTTTATTAGTTGCGGGGCTTACCATCTATTTGAGCAGGGGCtattatttgaggaaatttttgtttttaatcattgtaaaatacaataaaattagcCAAAAGATTTTAATTTCTGCAGTTGTTTTaagagtgtttaaaaaaaaaaatgcaattttattaaCACTGCTAGCTTCATCCTTGTTGGTGCCTTactatttatttaatgtttacaTGAAATAACCCAAGTTGTGCATTGGCTAAAATCTCAGGAGTGGTTGGAAAAAGAATTTGTATTCATGTTCAATAAAAAACTTTATGTACTCATTAAGGGTTTGTGAGGTGAGGAAAGTGACAAACAAGCAAGCACACTGGTAATtcttttattgaacaaaatgaAGAAGCCACAGCACTGCATACCTAAAAACATACACCAGCCCCAAAATATAATAAAGCAAAaatcttaaaaaagaaaaaaaaagtggtaataaTTAGCATTGCCTtcttttaaatatactttttttcttttattaacatGGTTGGTCTTGCATACCATTACTATCCAATGAGAAGCATGTACAGTATcgccaaagtttttttttatttttattttttttgcatttttaaaaataaagtgggaaaaaacaacaacaaaaattcactGGATTAAGGCATGGCTATCTAATTTTGTgagtttgttcatttttatctgagggaaaaaaaagtcatttcatttttttttttttttaaatcacaaaattaaagcttagattttttttaaatacaaaataaaaaaattgaaaaaaagtatttctggATGAATAAAATCTCACAAAATttaagattttatatttttttgggccTAACAcgacaataacaaaaataaagaaattctTCAAGTTTTTGATGAAAACAATAATCTCGCAAAATTTATGATTTCCAAATTTTgtgaattacattttgaaaattcaaaaaaaaaaaagttagtcacAGATTTTTTGAGATTTTTCTTTATATTGGTTCACACTATCTTTACTTTATATTTTACTATGTGTCCCCCAAAATTAGTGAGTTTTCGTCCTAATCACAAAAAACAAGCTTCGTTTGCTTTTCtgatcaaaacaaacaactcacCAAATTAAAGCATTTACTTCCAAATATTGCTGTCCAATCTTGTCAGACTCCCCATGTATCTCCAAATTTAGCaatattttttccaactttgttcgcataaataaatagttttagctgaaatttaaaa contains:
- the LOC133474954 gene encoding guanine nucleotide-binding protein subunit alpha-14-like produces the protein MFIQDLAVSEEEEESAPTLACPQGSNMGGCCMSTEARERQDISDEIEKQLRRDKNNCRRELKLLLLGTGESGKSTFIKQMRIIHGGGYNEEDKCKYAKLVYQNIYTSMQTMIRAMEMLHIPFHDAHQQISANILLEVEVVKVDHLDQEYAAAIRRLWNDGGFQECFDRRREYQLSDSTKYYLTELDRISQPSYVPNLQDILRVRVPTTGIIEYPFDMESVIFRMVDVGGQRSERRKWIHCFEGVTSIMFLVALSEYDQVLVECDNENRMEESKALFRTIITYSWFQSSSVILFLNKTDILQEKILNSHLADYFPQFSGPRQDACAAQEFILKMYQEQNPDKDKKLYPHFTCATDTENIRFVFAAVKDTILRQNLQVFNLL